A window of Oncorhynchus nerka isolate Pitt River linkage group LG4, Oner_Uvic_2.0, whole genome shotgun sequence contains these coding sequences:
- the LOC115119384 gene encoding uncharacterized protein LOC115119384 isoform X1, whose protein sequence is MASTQQSAFEYVQNGRALLEGHLQKRSLVVDELRKNNIFSEKQVREIKSHKKRSVKTRKMLDMIIKKGEYASYELLKILYNTRNQTLPKTNPTQNQPRHPDLHQWISCFSFTDDPDLQSGLVSESGPRERYKRQLRTKAVEFLHAKWDQHMHFLKDKAKCKPFTYIPVVLDTDSSELSKTKSKYKKARSKKLKTYIPRDKGKLSPGHLLESSEKKILLVGKPGIGKTTVVQQVLNIWAENENPQESYMFYFDEPSMRSMSHSSQPSSLRSLLFERYLKPEEGTEDVVLCDIQNNSENVIFVFDGIMDVIGNPVLNNILAKELLCDAKILTTCRPEAEDCDFLSDWPSYRVEVQGFNNESIHAYLKWMLGTEDDYVCSVASNNALFSLCHVPMYAFIVTACISFSPCEAKNHPCTITEMYVWIFRHCMKRHGDQNVEYLDKYIHDNMGDIKFLAINSFQALLAKTVNLTEMDCKDNSVQHAFLTSSAAKESSTGHSSAFLHNTMQEFWAALFLLMTPGNITSVLQQCQTEEGKYLKYIVSFLCGLLSSDIAELINCVVPEDQIREISDIYLEKVIDTFLGPAILQGHDESHTEMDADLLFVCQCLYEHQSPEACSLLLQKVEYELDLSGQYLDPQQCCAVSYVINQSTNKNVCLYLIDCTFSDPGLRLILGSLKNLQCLRLDPTTRCQVWKAALHSGNPSDSEGLLRLCEYEIHLRVMEKQDQNVWERVGEVLKHKRPEKVKLCLHLVDNSLHAANSLGKSIFDHLPNVEAIRFVEPVDLRRSLVAWKMEVRSFQQDIFLHGALYQMETGLKRVEDLQAVLCLASTYSLEEQSKFILSLYQHIGKYEIDEGVAVLPTLQPIFKSFPAVWYIHFADTKASVLLDVMKLQNVKKPVELWWSNDECDMSLIHCLPYISQLRFNDCILIQYDDTKGTIEGLLKLFCFAKQRQLETGEETLRMLSTVCSYSNFPFASDNKDEQSDFLLDLYSSAKSFELELEGQILPSLLTVFQSAQPAAWVLDLGTDKASILLEVLKLQTEKKPVRLKGWLETDKSKIESFLRCLPYISQLRIIPQDESDTEVKMPTLTSEQLKRFFLLHLLDHGDLDNTETGQSSVEELLSVLGFAHSDDSPERCLFLLDLFSHGKDYETQTGRKVCHALLPVYQSAPAVWSIDLSERKGSLSCDDQFQLSLWGALPVGSEWDAQLASSLLQALDYTITLSGWLPTVTCKAVGAVLGQSAPGEKLNVSLIPDSISLQGAALLFKQVKEFHKLKVNEMSTAKLARLARSMTCRRPMVIEELTLVLSRPIPKEGVQCRVLSGLALLLRVWTVRVLNLIDCPIQGFLLTTLLCHQGPLTIRLSKETRQQLAVVVYEAQDEELTQCFLEKSGSDLSNCTLDWDVLHYLLKTTTQPITINLRRSRIRDQYIPYLLPLLKNVHFQRTSSQFERTALREIHEQRAGHLVNSLVKSSDDWIDLNNLVLNHDDCEALRFALHYSDGVKLNLLLTIIPKEEMESILTLLYRVSELRVERKLLLELLHTCAGLRRRRGVAPALLTLLHHKLDLSCSSAMDLFGQEKTVLSLSFGDCRVISAAIQEADGDTELILHDCHVEDEGIEELFHVLHRIHMSFGKPLLLQLLHLIFVEDCDRSVRLASLLSRALEKKVDLSHSPLDSRACSTLALVLEHSEGLSELDLSDCHLTDTQLDVLLPHLHKVQVLNLCNNEITDKGAVKLNLYMIGNSFTETVWLSSNMITEFDILLADNRYKLWPAHVEPGWHDQRVTSLGSTAVTNETSKKKPLIEEFDPDKTITDKITYRFQCGSRGRFQCRATGLVFGMRGAGIVEYSVVHWDRDILANTSYEPAGPLFQFRSPEGHMYQLHLPHCEVKVSAAENLLVAHICRKNREFLIPKVTHSHVIVSISGLSNYGKARKKQSNSNRIQGQVLLFLEPEATPEEQRLWVFLLPRDMPPDQVENQHKEFTFIKTSSSCMLTPTAKYSVTSDLKQGFLVQPKKYTLHIAHCTYQHATFEVFLNRSITELKMKILETKLKTRKRWSRRVILNTPRGLTMSPPLLSSDNAAKIKRFNEQQWIKNLCDILRELSKDEIKKLKSMMRNKEQKPIPKSALEGRKSPEELAELMVETWGMHDSIKATKEFMERLPRNDDRVTSLLQPFL, encoded by the exons ATGGCAAGCACACAGCAGTCTGCTTTTGAGTATGTCCAAAATGGCAGAGCTCTTCTTGAGGGTCACCTCCAGAAACGCTCCTTGGTCGTTGATGAGTTGCGAAAGAATAACATCTTCAGCGAAAAACAAGTTAGAGAAATTAAATCCCATAAAAAGAGGTCTGTCAAAACCAGAAAGATGCTGGACATGATTATCAAGAAAGGGGAATATGCCAGTTATGAACTGTTAAAAATATTGTACAACACAAGGAACCAAACCTTACCAAAAACAAACCCTACCCAGAATCAACCTCGCCACCCAGATTTACATCAATGGATCAGCTGCTTTTCGTTTACAGATGACCCAGATTTACAGAGTGGCCTCGTCTCTG AATCAGGGCCTCGTGAGAGGTACAAAAGGCAGCTGCGAACAAAAGCTGTTGAGTTTCTTCACGCAAAATGGGACCAGCACATGCATTTCCTCAAAGACAAGGCAAAATGCAAACCCTTTACTTACATTCCTGTCGTTTTGGACACCGACTCGAGTGAGCTGTCCAAAACTAAAAGCAAGTACAAAAAAGCACGCTCTAAGAAACTTAAGACTTACATTCCAAGAGACAAGGGAAAACTGTCCCCTGGTCACTTACTGGAAAGCAGTGAGAAAAAGATTCTACTTGTTGGTAAACCTGGCATTGGAAAGACAACTGTTGTCCAGCAAGTTTTAAATATCTGGGCAGAGAATGAGAATCCTCAAGAGAGTTATATGTTCTACTTTGATGAGCCTTCGATGAGATCAATGTCTCACTCTTCACAGCCCTCATCCTTGAGGTCTCTGCTGTTTGAAAGATACCTTAAACCAGAGGAAGGCACAGAGGATGTGGTGCTGTGTGATATTCAAAATAATTCAGAAAATGTAATCTTTGTGTTTGATGGGATCATGGATGTGATTGGCAACCCCGTGCTAAATAACATTTTGGCAAAAGAACTTCTGTGTGATGCCAAGATTCTGACCACGTGCAGACCAGAGGCAGAAGACTGCGACTTTTTATCTGACTGGCCGTCTTACAGAGTGGAGGTCCAAGGATTCAACAATGAGTCCATCCATGCTTACTTAAAGTGGATGTTGGGCACTGAGGATGACTATGTTTGTAGTGTTGCGAGCAACAACGCACTATTCAGTCTATGCCATGTCCCAATGTACGCTTTCATAGTGACTGCTTGTATTTCATTTAGTCCCTGTGAGGCTAAAAACCACCCATGCACCATAACAGAAATGTATGTGTGGATCTTTCGTCATTGCATGAAAAGACATGGTGACCAAAATGTTGAGTATCTGGATAAGTACATTCATGACAATATGGGGGACATCAAGTTTCTAGCTATAAACTCTTTCCAAGCATTACTTGCGAAAACCGTAAACTTGACAGAAATGGATTGCAAGGACAACAGTGTTCAACATGCGTTCTTGACGTCCAGTGCAGCAAAGGAATCGTCAACTGGCCATTCGTCTGCTTTTCTCCACAACACGATGCAGGAGTTTTGGGCTGCTCTTTTTCTGTTGATGACACCTGGAAACATCACCTCCGTCCTTCAACAGTGTCAGACAGAAGAAGGAAAGTACTTGAAGTACATTGTGTCCTTCCTCTGTGGACTCTTGTCCAGTGACATTGCTGAATTGATTAACTGTGTAGTGCCAGAGGACCAGATAAGGGAAATATCTGACATATACCTTGAGAAAGTCATAGACACCTTCCTCGGGCCTGCAATACTACAGGGACATGATGAGTCCCATACCGAGATGGATGCTGATCTCCTCTTCGTTTGCCAGTGCTTGTATGAGCACCAGTCACCCGAAGCCTGTTCACTCCTTCTACAAAAAGTGGAGTATGAGCTTGATCTCAGTGGACAATATCTCGATCCTCAACAGTGCTGTGCTGTGTCATATGTGATCAACCAGTCCACAAACAAgaatgtctgtctgtacctgattGACTGCACTTTCTCTGATCCAGGATTGAGGCTGATTCTGGGCTCTTTGAAAAATCTTCAATGTCTCAG ATTGGATCCCACTACACGATGTCAGGTGTGGAAAGCTGCTCTTCACTCAGGGAACCCGAGTGACTCTGAAGGCTTGCTAAGACTGTGTGAATATGAAATTCACTTAAGGGTCATGGAGAAACAGGACCAAAATGtgtgggagagagtgggagaggtccTGAAGCACAAGAGACCAGAGAAGGTCAAACTCTGTCTACATTTGGTTGACAACTCACTGCATGCAGCTAATTCCTTGGGAAAGAGCATATTTGACCATTTGCCAAACGTTGAGGCTATCAG GTTTGTTGAACCTGTTGATCTGAGACGATCATTAGTGGCATGGAAAATGGAGGTGAGGTCATTCCAGCAGGATATCTTTCTGCACGGGGCTCTGTACCAGATGGAGACAGGACTGAAACGGGTAGAGGACCTGCAAGCAGTGCTTTGTCTGGCTAGCACATATTCTTTAGAGGAACAGAGCAAATTCATTTTGAGTTTGTACCAACATATAGGAAAATATGAGATTGATGAAGGTGTAGCAGTTCTACCAACATTGCAGCCAATTTTCAAGTCATTTCCTGCAGTCTGGTACATACACTTTGCTGATACGAAGGCCTCTGTCCTCCTTGATGTGATGAAACTCCAAAACGTGAAGAAACCAGTGGAGCTGTGGTGGTCAAATGATGAGTGTGACATGAGCCTCATTCATTGTTTGCCTTATATTTCACAGCTAAG GTTCAATGACTGCATTCTGATCCAGTATGATGACACTAAAGGAACCATTGAAGGCCTTTTGAAACTATTCTGTTTTGCAAAGCAGCGTCAGcttgagacaggagaggagacactgAGGATGCTGTCGACAGTATGCAGCTACTCAAACTTCCCTTTTGCGAGTGATAACAAAGACGAACAGAGTGATTTTCTGCTAGATTTATACTCCTCTGCAAAGTCGTTTGAACTTGAATTGGAGGGCCAAATTCTCCCATCATTGTTGACAGTCTTTCAGTCAGCTCAGCCTGCAGCCTGGGTCCTTGACCTCGGTACAGACAAGGCCTCCATCCTACTTGAGGTGCTGAAACTCCAAACAGAGAAGAAACCAGTTAGACTGAAGGGCTGGCTAGAAACTGATAAAAGCAAAATAGAGAGTTTTCTTCGGTGCCTACCATATATTTCACAACTGAG GATTATTCCTCAAGATGAGAGTGATACAGAGGTGAAGATGCCTACACTGACTTCTGAGCAACTAAAGAGATTCTTCCTTTTGCACCTGCTTGATCATGGAGATCTGGACaacactgagacaggacagagctcTGTTGAGGAACTGTTGTCAGTTCTTGGGTTTGCTCATTCAGACGACTCTCCAGAAAGGTGCTTGTTTCTGTTAGATCTGTTCTCACATGGGAAAGACTACGAGACTCAAACAGGCAGAAAAGTTTGTCACGCATTACTTCCTGTTTATCAGTCAGCCCCTGCAGTCTGGTCCATAGACCTCTCGGAGAGAAAGGGCTCTCTAAGCTGTGATGACCAGTTCCAGCTGTCTCTGTGGGGTGCACTCCCTGTCGGCTCAGAATGGGATGCACAGCTAGCCTCCTCACTCCTCCAGGCCCTAGACTACACCATCACATTGTCAGGGTGGTTGCCCACTGTAACCTGCAAGGCAGTAGGTGCAGTCCTAGGCCAATCTGCCCCTGGAGAAAAACTCAACGTCAGTCTCATCCCAGATAGTATCTCATTACAAGGAGCTGCATTACTCTTCAAGCAAGTGAAAGAGTTTCACAAACTTAA GGTAAACGAAATGTCAACAGCAAAGCTGGCCAGATTGGCAAGGTCAATGACATGCCGAAGACCAATGGTCATTGAGGAGCTGACTCTTGTCTTGTCTAGGCCAATTCCAAAAGAAGGGGTGCAGTGTAGAGTGCTCAGTGGTTTAGCTTTACTCCTTAGAGTTTGGACTGTAAGGGTCTTAAATCTGATAGACTGTCCAATCCAGGGTTTCCTTCTCACTACCTTGTTGTGTCATCAGGGTCCACTCACTATCAG actgagtAAGGAGACTCGGCAGCAGCTGGCTGTTGTGGTGTATGAGGCTCAGGATGAGGAACTGACCCAATGCTTTCTGGAAAAGTCGGGTAGTGATCTGTCTAACTGTACACTGGACTGGGATGTGCTTCACTACCTGCTGAAGACCACCACACAACCCATCACCATCAACCTCAGGAGGAGCAGAATCAGAGACCAATACATACCTTATCTCCTCCCTTTGCTGAAGAATGTTCACTTTCAAAG GACAAGCTCCCAGTTTGAGAGGACAGCTCTGAGAGAAATACATGAGCAACGTGCTGGTCACTTGGTGAACAGTTTAGTGAAGTCATCAGATGACTGGATCGACCTGAACAACCTGGTTTTGAACCATGATGACTGTGAAGCGCTTCGTTTTGCCCTGCACTACAGTGACGGTGTCAAACTCAACTTGTTGTTGACCATCATTCCAAAGGAGGAAATGGAGAGCATTCTGACTCTTCTATACAGAGTTTCTGAGCTCAG GGTCGAAAGGAAACTATTGCTGGAGCTGCTCCATACCTGTGCAGGattgagaaggaggagaggagtggcacCTGCACTCCTGACACTGCTGCATCACAAACTGGacctctcctgctcctctgccATGGACCTGTTTGGGCAGGAGAAGACTGTTTTGAGCCTCAGTTTTGGAGACTGTAGGGTAATCTCCGCGGCCATCCAGGAAGCTGATGGTGACACAGAGCTGATCCTACACGACTGCCATGTTGAGGATGAAGGAATAGAGGAGCTGTTTCATGTTTTGCACAGGATTCATATGAG CTTTGGAAAACCTCTTCTGCTGCAACTCCTGCACTTGATATTTGTGGAAGATTGCGACAGGTCAGTGAGGCTTGCTTCATTACTCTCCAGAGCCCTAGAAAAGAAGGTGGACCTCAGTCATAGCCCTTTAGACTCGAGGGCCTGTTCAACACTTGCCTTGGTTCTAGAACACTCGGAAGGGCTTTCCGAGCTGGACCTCAGTGACTGCCACCTCACTGACACACAACTGGACGTGCTGCTCCCACATCTGCACAAAGTTCAAGTCCTGAA TCTTTGCAATAATGAAATCACCGACAAAGGTGCTGTGAAACTTAACCTATACATGATCGGCAATAGCTTCACAGAAACTGTATG GCTCTCCAGCAACATGATTACTGAGTTTGACATCTTATTGGCGGACAACCGCTACAAACTGTGGCCAGCTCATGTGGAGCCTGGGTGGCACGATCAGCGCGTTACTTCCCTGGGATCTACCGCTGTGACAAATGAGACCTCTAAA AAAAAACCCCTCATTGAAGAATTTGATCCTGACAAAACAATAACAGACAAGATTACCTACAG GTTCCAGTGTGGGTCTCGTGGCAGGTTTCAGTGCAGAGCTACAGGGCTGGTTTTTGGGATGAGGGGGGCAGGAATTGTGGAGTACAGTGTGGTCCACTGGGACAGGGATATCCTTGCTAACACCAGCTATGAGCCTGCAGGCCCCCTGTTTCAATTCAGGAGTCCAGAGGGACATATGTACCAACTACATCTACCTCACTGCGAGGTTAAGG TGTCTGCAGCTGAGAACCTTCTTGTGGCCCACATATGCAGAAAGAACAGGGAATTCTTAATACCCAAGGTGACACACTCACACGTGATTGTAAGCATTAGTGGGCTTTCAAATTATGGAAAAGCTCGTAAAAAACAATCCAACAGCAACCGTATCCAAGGACAGGTGCTACTGTTCCTTGAGCCTGAAGCAACTCCAGAAGAGCAACGGCTCTGGGTGTTCCTGCTGCCCCGAGACATGCCGCCAGACCAG